One genomic segment of Styela clava chromosome 3, kaStyClav1.hap1.2, whole genome shotgun sequence includes these proteins:
- the LOC120342304 gene encoding protein rolling stone-like isoform X1, producing the protein MATSWGYEFQKKHFGFADAVAEDFYVSQWFSNRLLFVVYKALIFIYWTSWVIYGTIYYVNLKDVGFRYPFYLSHWGEWTQVLYYGLTLTVALYGFLTRKSSTNGEICCIRNTCNRGDLRWFHHLCWVVRTSAVSVSYLITIVFWAFGLESKSPPRINVHRHAMNSILITLDLFMDRVPIRLLHFVYASLFGLTYSLYTVFLHLGGVRSRFYDPLLDWERIPGISVGVAFGVTLIASPLLHVVAFGFYHLRAVIARQCGCHSDTASSTRSEINPALEEDIV; encoded by the exons ATGGCAACAAGCTGGGGATATGAGTTTCAAAAAAAGCATTTTGGTTTTGCAGATGCCGTTGCAGAAGACTTCTATGTGTCTCAG TGGTTCTCCAACAGACTACTATTCGTCGTCTACAAAGCACTTATATTCATCTACTGGACAAGCTGGGTTATATACGGCACCATTTACTACGTAAACCTAAAAGACGTCGGATTTCGTTACCCGTTCTACCTCTCACACTGGGGCGAATGGACGCAAGTGCTGTATTACGGATTAACTTTAACAGTTGCATTGTATGGATTTTTAACAAGAAAATCTTCGACAAACGGCGAGATATGCTGTATACGGAATACATGCAATAGAG GTGATCTACGTTGGTTCCATCATTTGTGCTGGGTTGTTCGGACATCAGCTGTATCAGTATCGTATCTCATAACCATCGTATTTTGGGCGTTCGGATTGGAAAGCAAATCCCCGCCTCGTATCAATGTCCATCGCCATGCAATGAATTCTATTTTAATAACATTAGATTTATTCATGGACAGAGTGCCGATACGGCTTCTTCATTTTGTGTACGCATCATTATTTGGACTTACGTATTCCCTATACACGGTATTTCTACATCTGGGTGGAGTGAGGTCTCGTTTCTATGATCCTTTGCTCGATTGGGAGAGAATTCCCGGTATTTCAGTTGGCGTCGCATTTGGGGTAACTCTGATTGCGTCACCTTTACTTCATGTTGTTGCATTCGGATTCTACCATTTGAGGGCGGTAATTGCCCGCCAATGTGGTTGCCATAGCGACACAGCGTCATCAACTCGGAGTGAAATTAATCCTGCTTTGGAAGAGGATATTGTGTAG
- the LOC120342167 gene encoding charged multivesicular body protein 5-like encodes MDRLFGKSKPKQPPANLTDCISNVDSRGESVEKKIAKLDAELVKIKNQMKKMRNGPSKNMLKQKALKILKQKKMYEGQRDNLMQQSFNMEQVNFTVNNLKDTQTTVSAMKTGLKEMKKEYKKVDINKIEDLQDDMTDMLEMADEINETLGRDYAMPDVDEEDLEAEFDALGDDFLADEDTSYLDEASSAPAVPDTEPGAAVSEGGVAVDEFGLPQIPST; translated from the exons ATGGACAGACTATTTGGAAAATCAAAACCAAAGCAGCCTCCTGCCAACTTGACTGACTGTATTTCAAAT GTCGATAGTCGTGGCGAATCCGTGGAGAAAAAGATCGCAAAGCTTGATGCAGAACTTGTGAAAATTAAAAACCAAATGAAAAAGATGAGAAATGGACCTTCTAAGAACATGCTCAAACAAAAGGCACTCAAGAtattaaaacagaaaaaaat GTATGAAGGCCAAAGGGACAATTTAATGCAACAATCGTTCAATATGGAACAAGTGAATTTCACTGTAAATAATTTGAAAGACACACAAACAACTGTATCTGCTATGAAAACAGGattaaaagaaatgaaaaaagaatACAAGAAAGTTGACATCAATAAGATTGAG GATCTCCAAGATGACATGACAGACATGCTAGAGATGGCAGATGAAATCAATGAAACTCTAGGAAGAGATTACGCAATGCCTGATGTGGATGAGGAAGATCTCGAAGCTG AATTCGATGCATTGGGAGATGACTTCCTTGCAGACGAGGATACTTCGTACCTGGATGAAGCATCTTCAGCTCCTGCTGTTCCTGACACTGAACCTGGTGCCGCTGTCTCG GAGGGTGGAGTGGCAGTAGATGAGTTTGGACTCCCACAGATCCCATCGACGTAA
- the LOC120343549 gene encoding uncharacterized protein LOC120343549, translated as MKIAFVLILFLSLALVDKAHSNWFSKIGKKISNGFKKGVKAVKKHFPTIKKVLKGALQGAVGSLGDEDLMELRRIKAEDEAEYQLVRSLLADEIAFQEGENAGMIEEALDAIMEMSEGQFQQLMADQRNENYEVKLFQ; from the exons ATGAAAATTGCGTTCGTACTCATCCTTTTCCTGTCTCTTGCATTAGTGGATAAAGCTCATTCTAACTGGTTCAGTAAGATAGGTAAGAAGATATCCAACGGGTTTAAAAAAGGTGTGAAGGCAGTCAAGAAACATTTTCCCACGATAAAGAAAGTGCTCaa GGGAGCACTACAAGGAGCTGTAGGTTCGCTCGGAGACGAAGATTTGATGGAATTGAGGAGAATTAAAGCAGAG GACGAAGCGGAATACCAGCTTGTGAGATCACTATTAGCTGACGAAATCGCCTTTCAGGAAGGAGAGAATGCTGGAATGATTGAGGAAGCTCTGGATGCGATCATGGAAATGTCGGAAG GACAATTCCAACAACTCATGGCTGATCAGAGAAACGAGAATTACGAAGTCAAGCTGTTCCAGTAA
- the LOC120342304 gene encoding uncharacterized protein LOC120342304 isoform X2, whose translation MATSWGYEFQKKHFGFADAVAEDFYVSQWFSNRLLFVVYKALIFIYWTSWVIYGTIYYVNLKDVGFRYPFYLSHWGEWTQVLYYGLTLTVALYGFLTRKSSTNGEICCIRNTCNRGSNHIKYTI comes from the exons ATGGCAACAAGCTGGGGATATGAGTTTCAAAAAAAGCATTTTGGTTTTGCAGATGCCGTTGCAGAAGACTTCTATGTGTCTCAG TGGTTCTCCAACAGACTACTATTCGTCGTCTACAAAGCACTTATATTCATCTACTGGACAAGCTGGGTTATATACGGCACCATTTACTACGTAAACCTAAAAGACGTCGGATTTCGTTACCCGTTCTACCTCTCACACTGGGGCGAATGGACGCAAGTGCTGTATTACGGATTAACTTTAACAGTTGCATTGTATGGATTTTTAACAAGAAAATCTTCGACAAACGGCGAGATATGCTGTATACGGAATACATGCAATAGAG GTTCAAATCATATAAAATACACAATTTAG